The Drosophila gunungcola strain Sukarami chromosome 3L unlocalized genomic scaffold, Dgunungcola_SK_2 000003F, whole genome shotgun sequence genome contains a region encoding:
- the LOC128258139 gene encoding LOW QUALITY PROTEIN: ribosome maturation protein SBDS (The sequence of the model RefSeq protein was modified relative to this genomic sequence to represent the inferred CDS: inserted 1 base in 1 codon), which yields MSKIFTPTNQIRLTNVAIVRLKKGGKRFEIACYKNKVLSWRSNSEKDIDEVLQTHTVFTNVSKGQAAKKDELQKAFNKTDEXEICKEILSKGELQVSEKERQSCLDSQLNSIVNSVAALCVNPETRRPYSASIIEKSLKDAHFSVKMNRNTKQNTLEAIKMLREHLPIERSRMKLRVSFAGKEGGGKLKESVVKLANTVEHEEWDEATLHLTLLIDPGQYRVIDELVRNETKGKGLLELLELKEVVESEELF from the exons aTGTCGAAGATATTTACCCCGACAAATCAAATACGCCTCACAAATGTCGCGATTGTGAGGTTGAAAAAGGGAGGCAAACGCTTTGAAATAGCctgctataaaaataaagtgctTTCTTGGAGGAGCAACAG CGAAAAGGACATCGATGAAGTGCTGCAGACCCACACAGTGTTCACCAATGTCTCCAAAGGGCAGGCGGCCAAGAAGGACGAGTTGCAGAAGGCCTTCAATAAAACAGATG ACGAGATTTGCAAGGAGATCCTGAGCAAGGGAGAACTCCAGGTGTCGGAAAAGGAGCGCCAAAGTTGCCTGGACTCCCAGCTGAACAGCATAGTCAACTCCGTGGCTGCTCTTTGTGTAAATCCCGAGACCCGTCGTCCATACTCCGCCTCCATCATCGAGAAATCGCTGAAGGATGCCCACTTCTCTGTGAAGATGAACAGGAACACCAAGCAGAACACACTGGAGGCCATAAAGATGCTCAGGGAACACCTGCCCATCGAAAGATCCCGCATGAAGCTGCGGGTTAGCTTTGCGGGAAAGGAGGGAGGCGGCAAGCTCAAGGAGTCGGTGGTCAAGCTGGCCAACACCGTGGAGCACGAGGAATGGGACGAGGCCACATTGCATCTCACTTTGCTTATAGATCCTGGCCAGTATCGCGTCATCGATGAGTTGGTGAGGAACGAGACCAAGGGCAAAGGACTGCTTGAGCTGCTCGAACTGAAGGAAGTTGTGGAGAGCGAGGAACTGTTCTAG